A part of Saimiri boliviensis isolate mSaiBol1 chromosome 11, mSaiBol1.pri, whole genome shotgun sequence genomic DNA contains:
- the TAL1 gene encoding T-cell acute lymphocytic leukemia protein 1 isoform X2 has protein sequence MFTTNNRVKRRPSPYEMEITDGPHTKVVRRIFTNSRERWRQQNVNGAFAELRKLIPTHPPDKKLSKNEILRLAMKYINFLAKLLNDQEEEGTQRAKPGKDPVVGAGGGGGGGGGSAPPDDLLQDVLSPNSSCGSSLDGAASPDSYTEEPAPKHTARSLHPAMLPAADGAGPR, from the exons ATGTTCACTACCAACAACCGAGTGAAGAGAAGACCTTCGCCCTATGAGATGGAGATTACTGATG GTCCCCACACCAAAGTTGTACGGCGTATCTTCACCAACAGCCGGGAGCGATGGCGGCAGCAGAATGTGAATGGGGCCTTTGCTGAGCTTCGCAAGCTGATACCCACACATCCCCCAGACAAGAAACTCAGCAAGAATGAGATCCTCCGCCTGGCCATGAAGTACATCAACTTCTTGGCCAAGCTGCTCAATGACCAGGAGGAGGAAGGCACCCAGCGGGCCAAGCCTGGCAAGGACCCTGTGGTGggggctggtgggggtgggggtgggggagggggcagtgCGCCCCCGGATGACCTCCTGCAGGACGTGCTTTCCCCCAACTCCAGCTGTGGCAGCTCCCTGGACGGGGCAGCCAGCCCGGACAGCTACACGGAGGAGCCGGCGCCTAAACACACAGCCCGCAGCCTCCATCCTGCCATGCTGCCCGCTGCCGATGGAGCCGGCCCTCGGTGA
- the TAL1 gene encoding T-cell acute lymphocytic leukemia protein 1 isoform X1: protein MTERPPSEAAPSDPQLEGRDAAEARMAPPHLVLLNGVAKETSRAAPAEPPVIELGARGGPGGGPAGGGGAARDLKGRDAAAAEARHRVPTTELCRPPGPAPAPAPASVPAELPGDGRMVQLSPPALAAPAAPGRALLYSLSQPLASLGSGFFGEPDAFPMFTTNNRVKRRPSPYEMEITDGPHTKVVRRIFTNSRERWRQQNVNGAFAELRKLIPTHPPDKKLSKNEILRLAMKYINFLAKLLNDQEEEGTQRAKPGKDPVVGAGGGGGGGGGSAPPDDLLQDVLSPNSSCGSSLDGAASPDSYTEEPAPKHTARSLHPAMLPAADGAGPR from the exons ATGACCGAGCGGCCGCCGAGCGAGGCGGCTCCCAGTGACCCCCAGCTAGAGGGACGGGACGCGGCCGAGGCCCGCATGGCCCCCCCGCACCTGGTCCTGCTGAACGGCGTCGCCAAGGAGACAAGCCGCGCGGCCCCCGCGGAGCCCCCAGTCATCGAGCTGGGCGCGCGCGGAGGCCCGGGGGGCGGCCCTGCCGGTGGGGGCGGCGCCGCCAGAGACTTAAAGGGCCGCGACGCGGCGGCGGCCGAAGCGCGCCATCGGGTGCCCACCACCGAGCTGTGCAGACCTCCCGGGCCCGCCCCGGCCCCCGCGCCCGCCTCGGTCCCCGCGGAGCTGCCCGGCGACGGCCGCATGGTGCAGCTGAGTCCTCCCGCGCTGGCCGCCCCAGCCGCTCCCGGCCGCGCGCTGCTCTACAGCCTCAGCCAGCCGCTGGCCTCGCTCGGCAG TGGGTTCTTTGGGGAGCCGGATGCCTTTCCTATGTTCACTACCAACAACCGAGTGAAGAGAAGACCTTCGCCCTATGAGATGGAGATTACTGATG GTCCCCACACCAAAGTTGTACGGCGTATCTTCACCAACAGCCGGGAGCGATGGCGGCAGCAGAATGTGAATGGGGCCTTTGCTGAGCTTCGCAAGCTGATACCCACACATCCCCCAGACAAGAAACTCAGCAAGAATGAGATCCTCCGCCTGGCCATGAAGTACATCAACTTCTTGGCCAAGCTGCTCAATGACCAGGAGGAGGAAGGCACCCAGCGGGCCAAGCCTGGCAAGGACCCTGTGGTGggggctggtgggggtgggggtgggggagggggcagtgCGCCCCCGGATGACCTCCTGCAGGACGTGCTTTCCCCCAACTCCAGCTGTGGCAGCTCCCTGGACGGGGCAGCCAGCCCGGACAGCTACACGGAGGAGCCGGCGCCTAAACACACAGCCCGCAGCCTCCATCCTGCCATGCTGCCCGCTGCCGATGGAGCCGGCCCTCGGTGA